One Desulfovermiculus halophilus DSM 18834 DNA window includes the following coding sequences:
- a CDS encoding glycosyltransferase, giving the protein MQDAAYAHAMNILMFTNTYLPHVGGVARSVSVFARDLAHLGHRVTVVAPHFQKGEDDHGPHNVRVIRVPAIQNFNGSDFSVRLPIPFVLSERIDDLAPDVIHSHHPFLLGDTAMRVARQRELPLVFTHHTMYEWYTHYVPFDSKGMKRFVINLSTQYANMCSAVVAPSRSIARILRERGVRTDIRVIPTGIDLQLFASGRKEPVRREFGLDPDTQVIGHVGRLAPEKNLDFVARAVCRAMHDRPKAVFLLVGDGPSLEDIRSCFARHGLSDHLLWAGKRTGRDLANAYAAMDVFVFASRTETQGLVLAEAMAAFTPVVSLDASGSREVVADGSNGRLLAAQSTEQDFARAVAGLLADSGYRERAAEKARETAAAFSRQASAQSLSELYRSLPPGRSERTVHDPDDILSWDVLLRSLKTEWELITKKTQAVVDAMAPEKKKLPGGKE; this is encoded by the coding sequence AGGAGTGGCCCGCTCGGTCTCCGTCTTTGCCCGGGATCTGGCCCACCTGGGACACAGGGTCACGGTTGTCGCCCCCCATTTTCAGAAAGGAGAGGACGATCATGGCCCTCACAATGTCCGGGTGATCAGGGTACCGGCCATTCAAAACTTCAACGGGAGCGACTTCTCCGTCCGCCTGCCCATCCCCTTTGTCCTTTCCGAGCGGATCGACGATCTGGCTCCGGACGTGATCCACAGTCACCATCCGTTCCTTTTGGGGGATACAGCCATGCGGGTGGCCCGGCAGAGAGAGCTCCCCCTGGTCTTTACCCACCACACTATGTATGAGTGGTACACCCATTACGTGCCCTTTGACTCCAAAGGGATGAAGCGCTTCGTGATCAATCTCTCAACCCAATACGCCAATATGTGCTCGGCCGTGGTCGCCCCCAGCCGGAGCATTGCCCGGATCCTGCGCGAACGGGGCGTGAGGACCGACATCAGGGTCATCCCCACCGGCATTGATCTCCAGCTCTTTGCCTCCGGCCGGAAAGAGCCGGTCCGCCGGGAGTTCGGTCTTGATCCGGACACGCAGGTCATCGGCCATGTCGGACGCCTGGCTCCGGAAAAGAACCTGGACTTTGTGGCCCGGGCCGTCTGCCGGGCCATGCACGACCGACCCAAGGCCGTCTTTCTCCTGGTCGGGGACGGGCCGAGCCTGGAGGACATCCGGAGCTGCTTTGCCCGCCACGGCCTGTCCGACCACCTGCTGTGGGCCGGAAAGCGGACCGGACGGGATCTGGCAAACGCCTATGCGGCCATGGACGTCTTTGTCTTCGCCTCCCGGACCGAGACCCAGGGCCTGGTCCTGGCTGAGGCCATGGCCGCCTTTACTCCGGTGGTCTCCCTGGATGCCTCGGGCTCCCGGGAGGTCGTAGCTGATGGGAGCAACGGACGTCTTCTAGCGGCCCAAAGCACTGAACAGGATTTCGCCCGGGCTGTGGCCGGGCTCCTCGCCGACAGCGGATACCGGGAGCGGGCGGCGGAAAAGGCCCGGGAAACAGCAGCCGCCTTTTCCCGGCAAGCCAGCGCCCAGAGCCTGAGCGAGCTGTATCGCTCCCTGCCCCCGGGACGTTCCGAACGTACCGTGCACGACCCGGACGATATTTTGTCCTGGGATGTCCTGCTGCGTTCTCTGAAGACGGAGTGGGAGCTGATCACCAAAAAGACGCAGGCAGTTGTGGATGCCATGGCCCCGGAAAAGAAAAAACTGCCCGGCGGAAAAGAGTAG